ACTTAACCCCTACCAACATGTAtatcaacatttaaaacttttttctggTAATTCCATTTTCTGACCTTTTTGAGGTCAGATAGAAATATCAGTATGCTTATAAatgagtaaaaagagaaaaatcaaatgataGCTGAGAACTGAAGCTTAACAATGTTGGCCATCAGTTATCTACTTGAGAACTTGcagaacattttaaagtaaaattttgttttgcaCCGTGTTGGCACCAATTCCTCTCTTAGAGAGATTGATCGGCAGACATAACTTGTCTATTTTGGGTGAAGAACCCTGTGAGCAAGACCTGTGTCTAATACTATGGTCCGGTACACTGTTCACTGCATTGCTTTAACAGTTTCAAAACTTCAATTCTTTAACAGAAGATTCAGTTTGAAGAATAGGGCTTTTTGTTAGTACTTCTACTTTTAACCCTTTAATCTCAAGCTAACActtaacaaatttacaaataaGGGAGCAAAACCTCTGATTATAGAATTAAGGATATCTTTTGTTGTAATATAAGAACATATTCTGAAACAGCTGAATGAACATGCACAACACAGTATGATTTTACGAAACATTATACTCTCTGAATTTGTGTAATTTTTCCTTAAGATACCTGTTAatgagcaatattttaaaatttttaaataaactactcACCACTGACCAATGGGATACTGAATACCACTATTTATGGAAAAAACCTGAAATGGCTGCATACAGGTAAGTTAGGTTGTTTGCCCTTCCTACTTTCAAAAGACCACTTAAACTTATTCATATAAAAAAGCACATGAATCTTTAGAgaacacatacaaataaataaaggtttaaaTCTATTAATCTATCTTAAATGTGCCAttcttaagaaacagaaaagtactAATCTTACCTTGAGTAGCCATTAGAAAAAACCGTCCGACCAGGGAAGTTCAGAGTCCCCAAGGAAGTCAAGTTGTCATCTCCAGATCCTTGGCACCTATTCCAATTTTCAGAACCAACGGGAATTGGTGGAATGACATTAAAAATAGGCTTCTGATCCTGCTGTTGAGAAAGGGATGCTGTATTCATGTCATAGTGGTACATCTGTCCTCCAGAGGTACTCACACCATGAATAGAAATGGCAGACATTTTATTACCAATTATATTTGCTCCAGGAAAGCTTGCCTGACAGTAAACTGTGCTCAGTTTCTCTTGCTTAATTACCCCAGGGGTGCAGAGTTCGATGaaatcttctttttctgttttcacttgGGGCAGTGTTACATTACTGGAGCTTGACAAAACCAGATCTCCATTATCCTTAATTTTAGGTTTAGTGTCCGGTAAAATGAGAGGCTTGCAGTCCTCATTCGAGTTTCCTTCCAAAAGGAATGAATCCTCTTCTCCCGCCAGAGGAGAAAGCAAACAGTTTTCATCTATCAACAGGTCTGATCTCCAAGGACTCTGATTCCTCTCTTTACCTGGGGACCCAGAAGAAAACTCCAAATCCTGCAAAATGTCAAAGGTACTTTGGTCTGCGGTATACAATTTCACATTGCCACCGTTGGTGCCAGTCTGGCCCTTCAAATTTTGCTGTTCTGAAGATACATCAGAGTGAGTTTTTGGAAACTCCTTCTCTTTGGGGGCAGCAGACACGGAAGAGGATGCTGAACTCTTGGGGTTCTCTGGAACACTGGTCGACCTATTGAGGTTTGCAATgctttcttccagaagctgtaaGTCTGTTTCCCCTGAGGAGAGGCTGATTTGGCCCTGCTGTGGGAATCCCAGGTCATTTCCCattacttttgtttctgtttctcccatATACAGTCCCATTGAGAGTGAAACTGCTTTGGACAGATCTGGCTGCTGCACATTGCTTACTGAGCCTTTTGGAAAATCAACCAAAAGCCTTTGCTGCTTGGGGTCTGACTGAGATGCAGCAGCCAGTGAGGTTGAAGATACAGAAACCTTCAGAGTAGCTCCTCCCCTTAGGATTTTACAGAAGTCCATCACATTTCCCCTCTCCTGAGTAAGCACACTACTCGGATTTTCTTCTTTACCAGGAGTTAATGATTCTTTGGAGTCCATCCGTGAATatcaactacaaaaaaaaaaaaaaaaaaaaaagagagagaaaaacacaggaaaacaTCATAAGCTCTAAAGTCACATTATCTTCCTGATCCGATTAGTAAGAGACAGCCTGTTAAATGAACCTTTTAGTTAACTCGGAATCAAATTCTTTGTTGCCAGAAGAGTAGTTTCTATCTTCCAGAATAAAAAGCCATCTCCCCTGCTCCCATTCAGCCTGCCGCATTTAAAAGCACAATGCAGTCCATTTGCACAGCTGAGGGCAAAATTGTATTGAACTAAGCTTGGCTATTCATCCTGCCTCTCACTGAACATGTAACTTTGTTAATCACATACATTATAATTGATTACATCTGATTATTCTAAAGGTTCAAGTTGATGTCAAagtatttaatttcaaaaaaaaaagaaaaagaagtgtgaTCATTAAAATTCCTACCTCTTTTCAATCAAGGCTGTTTGCTTTTCTGAGAACCAATACATATAACATTTGATAAATACTATGCTAGAATTCTCAATCCCTAATTACTTCCAAATTTCCCTCCTACCAGCTAGTCACACATCCAACCCTTTGAGTACAACCCACTGGTGAACCATgcacattttctttgaaaaataaacaatgctgaTCTGCTTATCTTCCGACAAGCTGGgacaatgctctttttttttaaacccatacTTCTGACTGGATGTGCCTACCTCCAAATTTCGGGTATATGAAATGAGATACACTTTATATAGGCCAactaaaatttagatttaaaagAGCAGAAGAGAAGGTATAGTAGCTTCTCACTACATTGTTTGTTAGCTTACTTAAATAACTTAAATATAGCTGACCTTTATCATAACTCACAATAACATCTAGATTAAGCTACATGTACTTAAATTGCTTAAGACCCTCAATATGAAATGCTATTATATCTCTAAGTTCTTTACTTTCCAAACAAATATCGAGGTactgaaaaatggaaaaacacagaACCGTAAAATCACATTCATATAAATTCAGGTAAAACGGCATCCAgtaaaatgttcaaaataattttctgtcttcACCTATTCAAACCTTCACCTGTGCCAATTCTCAGTCTATTCGCAAGAGAATAAGACTGTCAGTATATTGGTAATCAGGGTGTTTTACGAGATGGGGTAAGACTGAGAAACATTGAGGACACTATAGTCAAATCCCGTCCAATAAAAGGAAACTCTTTCTATACGATGACGTTAGGCAGCAGGTCACTGGCCCTCACTGAAAAGTGAGATGATGAAGGTAGAAAGAGGGGTGTGGACTTGCTACCACAAATCTTGAGGGCAAATTGCTTTTCTCCCCACCCCTCTGCTCTGTTTATCTGATAACGATCTCTAAACACGAGGTATCAAATGGAGCCCAATGTATTTCCACGCCGCTTTTTTGACAGCTGCCTTCAAACCCGAAACCAAAACAATACTTACTAAACGAAAACGCTCCCTCAAGCGACGTTATCCCTCAGTTTAAGTTGCCAATAACCCTGCCACATTAATCGGCCCTAATGAACCATGCCAAAGGGTCTTAAGTGGTATTACAAGGTTGCTATTACCAAGTCTGCAACCCCAAACGTCAAACTAGTACTTGTCAAAAATCGCAACACAAAACTATTATGGTTAGAGAGGGTCTTTTTCTAAAAGGGGCCACTTAAAAACCTCAGCAGAGAATTGACAACAAACGCTAAAGAACCAGCCCTCCCGGggctggggggcggggagggggggggCTAGAAAAAAAGTGCGAGGTTAAAAGAGAAATATGCCCAGACCTGTTGAGTTCTCTCTCCGACACGCCCACTTCTACCAGATAACGCCAGCCCCGGCCGGAGTGTCCAAGTTGCAGGCTGTCAGCCCCCCGCGTGTGCACCCTGAAGCGCCCCGCAAGCCCTCCCCAAGCCAGGCGCGCCCGGGCCTCCCAGGAGCCGGGGCTCGCGCTCGGGCGCGCCGGGGTGGAGTGCAAATATTCGGGCCAGTAGAATTCAGACGCGGCTTAGCGTTCACCACGAAAATGGGTGTCGGGCGGCCCCCTTGGAGGGAAAGAGGGATTTTGGGGGGAGAAAAGAGGCCAGGATTCCCGCGGGGGAACGGGAGGCTGGAAACACCCAGCAGTTCGCAGTTCGCCAAGGCTCCGCTAGCCGTCCGAGCTCAGGTTCCTCCCCCTCCGCCCGGCCGGGGGACGGCGGCGGAGAGAGGAAGAGGCCAGTGCTGTCACCCGCGCGCTGCCCTTTCGTCACCATCGCATGGCCCTcgccagccccccacccccactcccccagGCTAATAAAAGTTTGCAGGCTCCCGCGGCGGCCCCCGAGTCGTCTCCGGTCCCTCCGGCACCTCGGGGGAGCAAGCGCCAGCCCACCCGGCCCCCTCCCCTCTCCGCCTCGCCTCTTACCTCTGGCAAAGGCGCCGCTCGCCCGCCACCGTCCGCAGCTCCCGCCGCAGCCGAGATAAACAACTTAGCGTGTGAACGCAGGAGCAggagggaaatttttttttttctaaaaaaaaggaagtaaacagCCGCCCCCTTCTCCATGGGTTGGGGTGAAGAGCCCCTATTTAAGAAAGTCTCCCATTGCCCAGCTGACAAGCCAGCCCTCCGCCCCGCGCCGGGCTCCGCTGGTCCCGGCTTCCGGGCGTGCGTGCCCCGTCCCGGCGCCCAGCTGCTTCGGCCGCTCCGGCCGCTCCGGCTGCGGCGTCTTCTTCCACCCACTGAATCTGTCCCCGACGGGCGGGCGGTGACTCGGGCTCCAGTCACAGACACGAGCTCGCAAAatggaggaggaggcggcggcggaggGGAGGGAGCGCGGACACGCGAAAGGGCCGCCTGGTCTGGGCGAGCGAGCGGGACCGAGCGGGGAGCGGGTGGAGGCGGCGCCACGGCGCGCACACACTCGCACACACGCGCTCCCACTCCACCCCCGGCCGCTCCCCGCCCGAGGGGCCGCGCGGCGGCCGCGGGGAACGGTGCAACCTGTTGGTGACGCTTGGCAACTGCAGGGGCGCCCGCGCCCCCGCCCCCACGCCCTCTGCGAGGGCCGGGCCACCCCGGCCCCGACGGCGCCGACAGGCCCGTGGCCCCCGGCAtggctgcccccacccccaactccccaAGAAAAAGACAGGGAGGCGGTGGCGGGGGCCGACCTGGTCTCTCTGGGGCGGCGTTAGGAGGGCCACCGAGTTTCTCCAGTTTCTCTGCTCACTACCTCCCTCCCGCCCCCGCCCAGCTCCGCGGCTCCGGACCCACTCGGGAACTCGCTGTCCCTCGGCGGCAAGCGCGGCCAGCGCCGCTGCGGGTGACAGCGGGCAAGCCAGAGGAGCCGGGGCACCGCCCGCGGCAGAGCTGCGCTAGTGGCCCGCGCCCCCGCTCCCGGGCCGAGTTGCGTGAAGTGTGTCACTACGAAAGGCACTACGGGTTTGCACCGAAAGGGTGCCGCAGCGTCTCGGCCGCGCTCGGGGCCGGGCGGCCAGACACGCCCTCTGGGGAAGCTTAGAGGAGGGGACCGGAGAGCGGGGGTCGGCGCATACGTACTCTGCGCCCGGCGGGAGTCGCGTGCCGGCAGGTCCCCCACCCCCGCATCGTCTGGGAGGCCCGGTCTTCAGCCGCTGCCACGGCGCTCTCGCACTGGGAGAGAAGTTGCAAAGCAGAACCCACCCTCCCCCGCGCCCCGACCGTCCCCCACCCTCTTCCCCGAGTCTGCGAGGCGGCAGCGGCAGAAGGAGGCGCCGCCTGCCAAGTTCAACCCCCACCCCTCCCGCCCAGTGCGCTCACACTCGAAGGAAGTTGCTCGCCAAATGCAAAACCTCCGGCAGGCTGGATTtctttgcactttttaaaaaattatgattaagGAAAGCAGGGGGCGGGAGGCCTAAAAGCAAGTTGCCGGCGAAATAGTAAGTTGCTGGCGAAGTATGATAACCGCCCccttcccaaactcctgacctctcctTCCACCCCGGCCACGGCCCGCGTCCAAGTTCTTGGTGCAGGCCCCACCCCCGAATCTTGACATTTGCTGCCCTCGACTCATGCGTTGCTCTCCCTATCGCGTTCATGGGACCTAACcctacaaataaaacaaaacacacgcAGCTTTAAAATGCCAGCGTTGAACTCCCTACAGCTGTTCCTGTTACGAGCTTCCCCCTCAGGCGGAGGGGAAGGAAACACGTGTCCCGTCCCGAGAGAGGAGAGGGCCGTGGGGCGAGGGGTGCCCTAGCGGGAAGCCCCCGCCCCAGCTCCCTTCCCCAGCTCGCCGCGTCGGGAAGGCTTGGGCGATGTCGGGACCGAGCCTCCTACCTTCTGCGGCACAGATTATGATTTTTGTGACTCGGGGAAAGGTTGTGCTGTGTGGCTTTAGGGTTTGGGGAGGTAACTTTTGCGCCCCCACAGGTGACAGCACTTGCCAGTTCCTGACAGGGGCGGGGGCTGCCGTAGCTCCACCTTAGTCCTGCTCCGGCGCGCGGCCGCAGCCACTCTCTCTCCTCCCGCCGCGCTCAGACTGACGGCGGCCGCCTCTGCTCTGACATCTTTTAGATGATTGGGGAAGCGCGTCCCGGAAGCCGCTCACCGCCATCTTGGTAGGGGACAGTGACGCCAGCCCGGCCCTGCTGCCACCATCTTGGCAAAGGTTCGCGATCGCGGGTAGCCTAAGCCGTCTTTCCTTGATTCTGAAGGATAAACGGTGCCCCGTGCGTTGCCTGGTGTGAAAGGAAAGGAGTGAGTCTTCAGCAAGCCTCTTATCCAGAGACGATCTCCGGGGGCCGCCATCTTGGCAAAGGAAGAGATACTTGCCACCTCGGAAAAGAAGAGGGAACCCTATGCCAGCCTAGAACCCTCAGCCAGAAGAATTTTTATGAAGTGCGCTGAGCAACTCCATGTTAACAAAACCCCTTTCTGGACAGAGAATGCAGACTCCGTTTCTCCTGTCCCTTGGCACGAGTCAAGCAAGGAGGCCCTTGCTTTGGGTGCTCATAGTGGACGCCGTGAGGCTCTGAGAACGCTCCTTGACCTAGTTGCGCGTTTTTCCAACTTCTGAGTCTCAAGCACTAGAATGAGATGTCTTTCGTTAATTTGGCCCCTAAACTACCAAAAGTTTCACGGGAAACAAATCAAGACCGAACCCCTACAATaatgttttacacattttaaaagtgagTTAAATAGCCCATGCTAATAATTATCCTTGTACATCTGCTTAAAGTAactaataattctatttttatatatgcatatatgtatgcatatgcatatactAGTCAAGGGGACAATACAGTTGTCTAATAAACATATCTCCGATGCCTGTTTTATGGGTGAATCTGTGCTCTAAGTATCCAACCTCATCACTCGCACATGTTCAAATTCTAAGTAACAGGTACTTTTTGCTTAATTTATGATTTCACAAAAGTTCCCAATTATTCTCCCTACCCATTTTTTCCCGTGTGCTTAATAGGGAAGAATActcacataattttaaatatgccATTGAAGACACTTTTAATTgagcaaaatgaaataaacttttcCTAATTTCTCTCTTCAGTGATCTAAATGtgcctgttaattttttaatatggtaGCAAAAAAATTCTCATTCTTTAGTCTTTCACATCCATTTGGAAGCATGCATAAACTATAAACCCTTCTTTTTCAGAGTAATACAGTTATGATTCGTGGCTAACATTGATTCCCCACTCTTCTGCTGCCCACTTGCACTAACAACAGTTGAATAAGTATTGTTATTCGATTTTTCAATATGAGGACAACTAAGTTCACAGGGATTCTAAGCATTAAGAGAGGTTTTAGACAATATTAAAGTGGTTTTTCCTCATGGATCTCAATCATTCACATGAAGTAGTATATTAATTCCGCGATAGTCTTAAAATAAGTGCTTATGGAATTTAATTCAAGAGATGAACTCCAATGTACCagaaaggacatgagatttagcATTTTAATAATAACACAATTCTAATGAaagtcaacatttattgagcatctgctgtcTGACAGGCACTACTGAAAGTGTTTTATGCACAATATCTTAAGTCCTTAGGTATGATATTAACTAATTTGTAACCCTGGGAATTCATAATTACTACAAAAAATAGGATGAATCCTCATCTGAGTGGAATGTATTTGATTGTCTTAGAAGCAGAGGTGGGAATGAAGGTGATGTATTCAAAGTCCATCAAGGCAAGGACCTGATCTGTCTTGTTCCTATCTTTATGTCCCACTCATAGAACAGAGCCCactacatagtaggcactcagcaaATACATTACAGGGTTATAGTAACATTGAGTCAACCAGTTAACTAGATGTAAAATCACTTTTACTGGGTTATTGTGGTGGCCACATGGGTTAATAAAGTGTATAGATAATATTCAAGAtcctcatttttattgttttgtgtttaAACATCCAAGTGCTCCCCCAacttacaaaaatgaaaagtaaactaGATTAGATTCATGACTGTATGTTCTTACAGTATTCTGTATACTTTGGTAGCACATTATAATGATAGTTCATTATTTGTGCCCTCATTTGTTACTTCTTTGTATCACCCACCAGAACATAAGCTCTACAAAGGCAGGGACTGTGTCTGTTTGTTTACCCCTATATCACTGGTGCATAGTTGGTGCTCAGTGGGTGCTGGTtatatgaatgagtgaatgacaaTATATGGACTTAAAGACTATGTCCTATGGCCAACAAAACCTTAAACCTAGTAACCAAACCACCTGATACATTGATATCAGAAACTGCTATATTACCCAAATGAGTTCTcccattttctttgtgttttatcaTCTCCATTCCCACTGAAACAATCCAAGCTGTGCTGCCAGATTACCCCTCCAAAACATCAACTAAACCATGCCCTGATCCTCAAGTGTATATAATAACTCTTGATTCTAGTACTACACAGATCCCAACTCCCAGTATGGTATTTAAGATCATCACCTTTTACCTGCTCCTTTGTAGAAAGTGAGGCCTTCTAGCGGATGTGATTGAACTggagtttaatttaaaaattagttaaagGAAGGGAATCATTTTAAGAAAGATGActtgcaaatttaaaatttttgaaacctAAAACCTGTGATTGAACATTTATTTCCTAATGTTTTGATGAAGGTCTAAAGCTTTTATGAGCCTACTGACTGGAGTTCTATGTCTTCTTTAGTGTGTGTATAAACTATACCTATAATGCATTGGTATAGTGTAGCAGTTAAAAGCCAGATGATAAAAGCCAGATAGAGTCTCTACCACTAAAAGGAATGTAACCTTGAGCAGACTAACTCTCTGTGCTTGTttccatcatctgtaaaatggggataatgatagtaCTAACTTATTATAAAGATTAAACAAGTTTGATATACATGAAGTACTTAGACTAATTCCCAGGTCATAGGAAGTATTTGCTCATCATTAGCAATCATTATTCATCTGTAGAATTACTATTTTCCCCAGTTTTTAACAAAGTAGAGCAAGAAATTAAAGATACACATTCAGTATCCATGACCCAAAACGCTTAATATTGAAAGTATTTTAGACGTTGGAGTTTtctgattttggaatatttccatatatataatgAGGTATCTTGGCGATGGAACCCAAGTCTAACAGgaaattcattttgtttcatatatgccttatagcctgaaggtaattttatacaatatttaaaatagtttgggGCATGAAGCAAAGTTTGTGGTAAGTACTTATGTGTGGGATTTTCCATTTGTGGTATCATAATGCTCAAAAAGTTTGGGATTTTGGAGCACTTCAAACTTCAGATTATCAAGTTAGGAATGTTCAACATGtacttttagaataattttagagcagatttctagatttttatgatttctcacctctgcccccacccgggtattttaaaattgttttacatCCATCTTCCTCAACTGCAATTGTAAGTCAAGGAAGGCTATATGGCATCTTTCCATTTAGATTTTATAGAAcaatttttatattcatatttcatCCTTTCACTTAATATTTAATCAAATTAAGTAAGTACAGTAAGAAGCAACAAATGGCATAAACATGTTTGGGAAGCAAAAGCACCAGGAACTGTTGGTAGCTCAACCGGTGGGAGCAGAATTGTGTGAAGTACAGAAGGGAACATGGTTCCAGTGTTCAGCACATCCTGGGCATCAATCCATTGCTTTCCAGGGAGACCGGGGAATTGAATCAGTTAAGATCAATGTATTGCGAAGTGTCTGTTAAGAAGTTCTGTTAAAGAAAGACACACCATATTCATTCtcacattttctgttgcttatcgCATATATTTCCTCTTACATAAACAGACTTCCTTGTGACTTATTTTCCTGTAGTCCATGATTCTTTGTCATGGCTTCagtttccatttattatttttttctgcactCCCCCACTTATGATGTTAAATGTAAATTGGaatcatgtatatgtatattgtgtatatgtattaaTAATTTTGAACATGTTAATACTATTTTAAGTCCACACAAACGGCTTTTATTGGTTGTTAGAACCTActctaaaaaaattattcctgCAACTGTTATACCTATTATTTGTCCCTTTAAAATGATATCTTGACTTTCGGAAATACTTCTATTTCTATTTAACTTTATAAGGCAAGAGGTTCAAGGGAACCCAGCTGAGCTTTGAATGACCCATCTCTGTCTGcttcaatatttgtattttatgccAGGCATGCCTATTAAAAACAATTCACACTAGTACAGCAAGTTCTTAATCATAATGAACTCCACTTTGGTATTCCTCTTTGTAATTAGAATTAACATTCCTGCCTGGGTTGGGAAATGCTAAATTGTTACTAGCCTCCCTGCGATTTTGCTGTTTTTCATGATGCTTTCAATGATTTCATCATAAGCAACCTAAAATATCACAATTTGTGCTCATATGCATGAAATGCCCTATGGGTGTCCTGGTTGACTTTATTCTTTATGCTGTCAATACTTAGTTTAAGCAATACCTGATTCAAGGATGAGGCAAATATATGCAGATAAATGAGATAAATGTTGCCTTAAGCAGGAACCCAATGTTTTTAATGTTTGGAGGCATTAGAGCAAGCACACTGAATAATTATAACAAGTATTACgtactttgtttttcatttgtggcATTTGTGGCTCACCGTATGTCATtagctttcttccttttctgatttAATCTCCTTTTCTGTCCCATGTTCCTTTGGTGAAGAGTGTTTCGATCTGCCACACTGCTATGTGGAATCTTTCAGCTCATTCGAGAacctacattttcattttggttCTTTCTATCTTATTATTTATTAGAGCACACtaggttttgttttgctgttttgttttcagcTGCCTTAGAAATAGTGGGATTAAGACGAAAACATTCATGGCGTAGGGAGCCCATAACAAGATAAGAAGATACTTCAAATCAAACTCCAAAGTGCTGCAAAGGACATTTATT
This Callithrix jacchus isolate 240 chromosome 2, calJac240_pri, whole genome shotgun sequence DNA region includes the following protein-coding sequences:
- the NR3C1 gene encoding glucocorticoid receptor isoform X2 — its product is MDSKESLTPGKEENPSSVLTQERGNVMDFCKILRGGATLKVSVSSTSLAAASQSDPKQQRLLVDFPKGSVSNVQQPDLSKAVSLSMGLYMGETETKVMGNDLGFPQQGQISLSSGETDLQLLEESIANLNRSTSVPENPKSSASSSVSAAPKEKEFPKTHSDVSSEQQNLKGQTGTNGGNVKLYTADQSTFDILQDLEFSSGSPGKERNQSPWRSDLLIDENCLLSPLAGEEDSFLLEGNSNEDCKPLILPDTKPKIKDNGDLVLSSSSNVTLPQVKTEKEDFIELCTPGVIKQEKLSTVYCQASFPGANIIGNKMSAISIHGVSTSGGQMYHYDMNTASLSQQQDQKPIFNVIPPIPVGSENWNRCQGSGDDNLTSLGTLNFPGRTVFSNGYSSPSMRPDVSSPPSSSSTATTGPPPKLCLVCSDEASGCHYGVLTCGSCKVFFKRAVEGQHNYLCAGRNDCIIDKIRRKNCPACRYRKCLQAGMNLEARKTKKKIKGIQQATTGVSQETSENPANKTIVPATLPQLTPTLVSLLEVIEPEVLYAGYDSTVPDSTWRIMTTLNMLGGRQVIAAVKWAKAIPGFRNLHLDDQMTLLQYSWMFLMAFALGWRSYRQASSNLLCFAPDLIINEQRMTLPCMYDQCKHMLYVSSELHRLQVSYEEYLCMKTLLLLSSVPKDGLKSQELFDEIRMTYIKELGKAIVKREGNSSQNWQRFYQLTKLLDSMHEVVENLLNYCFQTFLDKTMSIEFPEMLAEIITNQLPKYSNGNIKKLLFHQK
- the NR3C1 gene encoding glucocorticoid receptor isoform X1; the protein is MDSKESLTPGKEENPSSVLTQERGNVMDFCKILRGGATLKVSVSSTSLAAASQSDPKQQRLLVDFPKGSVSNVQQPDLSKAVSLSMGLYMGETETKVMGNDLGFPQQGQISLSSGETDLQLLEESIANLNRSTSVPENPKSSASSSVSAAPKEKEFPKTHSDVSSEQQNLKGQTGTNGGNVKLYTADQSTFDILQDLEFSSGSPGKERNQSPWRSDLLIDENCLLSPLAGEEDSFLLEGNSNEDCKPLILPDTKPKIKDNGDLVLSSSSNVTLPQVKTEKEDFIELCTPGVIKQEKLSTVYCQASFPGANIIGNKMSAISIHGVSTSGGQMYHYDMNTASLSQQQDQKPIFNVIPPIPVGSENWNRCQGSGDDNLTSLGTLNFPGRTVFSNGYSSPSMRPDVSSPPSSSSTATTGPPPKLCLVCSDEASGCHYGVLTCGSCKVFFKRAVEGRQHNYLCAGRNDCIIDKIRRKNCPACRYRKCLQAGMNLEARKTKKKIKGIQQATTGVSQETSENPANKTIVPATLPQLTPTLVSLLEVIEPEVLYAGYDSTVPDSTWRIMTTLNMLGGRQVIAAVKWAKAIPGFRNLHLDDQMTLLQYSWMFLMAFALGWRSYRQASSNLLCFAPDLIINEQRMTLPCMYDQCKHMLYVSSELHRLQVSYEEYLCMKTLLLLSSVPKDGLKSQELFDEIRMTYIKELGKAIVKREGNSSQNWQRFYQLTKLLDSMHEVVENLLNYCFQTFLDKTMSIEFPEMLAEIITNQLPKYSNGNIKKLLFHQK